A region of Bombus huntii isolate Logan2020A chromosome 15, iyBomHunt1.1, whole genome shotgun sequence DNA encodes the following proteins:
- the LOC126873728 gene encoding pickpocket protein 19-like, whose product MPKIPKNISEKTQEKNNYFYENEILPDFQARWGATLKQRKSVFKHYPNHIGMPIISAKSNAGKYFVEFASSSSVHGLNHLVAPNRHPVETFLTVLCILGALLCLIFLSFLLWGRYQNNATVIVVDTDRDHFVTLKPALFICPVPSVELKKIPRVFKKHGIKHTSEAEQFFVFLGNITYENMMNTPIFDEVPANKWLEILYDLKKDISSNILKANDPYETWVMTERGACLTTRSVFAIYATLNYWKNDNWTIIPIPDKLPLYEYNVDGTQENFVVEHMALIAACDPFELVIYDTAMRWVKPRMLQRAIMSITQINMNANVKELRTHQRNCKVYNDGGLKTWPVYTRNMCITECRMKVIQDKCNCRPHFARPIEGVDTCNSTQLRCIGKATQSLFLLQYPPRSCECVPNCNVFTYQIRDSEDTELNDTPISVSVMTLIVELPQIIYHRALLYGFHDFLTGVGGAAGLFLGASVLSFVEIFYHGTLHLYFYVKRMKQRRKKKAISIYN is encoded by the exons ATGCCGAAAATACCGAAAAATATATCGGAGAAGACACaggagaaaaataattatttctacgAAAATGAGATATTACCGGACTTCCAAGCTCGTTGGGGAGCTACGTTGAAACAAAGGAAATCCGTATTCAAACATTATCCAAATCATATAGGCATGCCAATTATCAGTGCGAAATCGAACGcaggaaaatattttgtagaaTTCGCGAGTTCCTCGTCTGTACATGGCTTGAATCATCTGGTAGCGCCAAATAGACACCCCGTTGAGAC ATTTCTCACCGTCCTCTGCATTCTTGGAGCTCTATTGTGCCTGATCTTCTTGTCGTTTCTACTCTGGGGTCGTTACCAGAATAACGCCACAGTTATCGTGGTAGATACTGATCGAGACCATTTTGTAACATTGAAACCAGCGCTGTTTATTTGCCCGGTACCAAGCGTCGAGCTAAAGAAGATTCCACGTGTATTCAAAAA ACACGGTATTAAACACACATCAGAGGCAGAACAGTTCTTCGTTTTCCTTGGCAACATCACTTATGAAAATATGATGAATACACCTATCTTCGACGAAGTTCCAGCGAACAAGTGGCTAGAAATACTTTACGACTTGAAGAAAGATATTTCTTCGAATATTCTGAAAGCGAACGATCCTTATGAGACGTGGGTAATGACAGAAAGAGGCGCGTGCTTAACAACGAGGAGCGTCTTCGCAATCTATGCCACTTTAAA CTACTGGAAGAACGACAACTGGACCATTATTCCTATACCAGACAAATTACCATTGTACGAATACAACGTCGATGGCACGCAAGAAAATTTCGTCGTGGAGCATATGGCTTTG ATCGCCGCATGCGATCCTTTTGAGCTGGTAATATACGACACTGCAATGAGATGGGTAAAACCAAGGATGCTGCAACGTGCCATCATGTCGATAACTCAGATTAATATGAACGCAAACGTTAAAGAGCTTCGTACTCATCAAAGAAATTGCAAAGTTTACAACGACGGTGGTTTAAAAACGTGGCCAGTGTATACGAGAAATATGTGCATCACCGAATGTAGGATGAAAGTGATACAGGATAAATGCAATTGTCGTCCGCATTTTGCCAGGCCCATTG AGGGTGTAGACACTTGCAATTCCACGCAACTTCGATGTATCGGAAAAGCGACGCAGAGCCTTTTTCTGCTCCAATATCCACCCCGTTCTTGCGAATGCGTCCCAAACTGCAATGTCTTTACCTATCAAATCAGAGATAGCGAAGACACCGAACT AAACGATACACCGATAAGTGTGTCTGTTATGACTTTAATCGTCGAGCTTCCGCAAATTATCTATCATCGAGCATTGTTGTACGGGTTTCACGATTTTCTAA CTGGTGTTGGAGGAGCGGCGGGATTGTTTCTGGGAGCCAGTGTACTATCCTTCGTTGAAATATTCTATCATGGCACCTTACATTTGTACTTCTACGTGAAACGAATGAAACAGAGACGCAAGAAAAAGGCAATCAGTATATATAACTAA